One genomic segment of Bombyx mori chromosome W, ASM3026992v2 includes these proteins:
- the LOC134201759 gene encoding uncharacterized protein K02A2.6-like translates to MSFGNLSNFDHNTQTWKTWRCRLTQWFIANDINVVKDPAGVKRRAILLSTLSESTYKLAADLVLPKEVQEVPYEDIVSALDNHFTPKSVGFGERHHFYAATQLPQETPSQWAARLRGLTSQCNFSNVEEALRDRFIMGMLPGVEKEKMYVQELAGLTFARAVELTESLRSARAAAAASAATEAVVTELYKIGKRSPTSVPQSAKVKCSVCGFSNHKAAECRFASYTCRKCNEKGHLRRMCKRINYVVREENDEGDGDDGKICNIRSLRGEPLIEAVCVNGIRMNFEIDSGSAVTVMSVDTYNQHFKNIPLLSTNKKLLSYSGDVLGCAGRAQLLVEWRGRTRQLDVYVVRDGGPPLLGRDFIAQFELQLAPVYKCATTRDTLKLIQEQYPAVFSDKLVGLGVLRPVEHSDYASPIVPVLKRDGSVRICADYSVTINKQLVVEQYPLPTVNELFSKLYGGQKFTKLDLSMAYGQFCLDEESQKLTCINTHKGIFAYTRLVFGLASGPSIFQRAMDTVLAGLDGTLCLLDDVLITGRNDSEHLERLHQVLQRLQDAGFVLQKSKYASPNGLGAILSQVSSDGQEKPISFASRTLNDAEKSGYNYVIEYVKSADNSADYLSRASLPAGAGACGGRGEGTRRGAGAVDVDAFDSASYVCFVVQGALPISVTELPMTDSATHSGVPVGIPPQPFYRVHLDFLGPLNGRMYLVLVDAYSKWLEVYEMASTTTSAVIERMYEYMSRYGLPHTKLNSLNNRNVSGTVSVWSQITFTFRFNEPAFAAVTFICFVD, encoded by the exons atgtctttcggaaatttaagtaatttcgaTCATAACACGCAAACTTGGAAGACTTGGAGATGCAGACTCACACAGTGGTTCATCGCGAACGATATTAACGTGGTGAAAGATCCAGCAGGAGTCAAAAGACGGGCCATATTGCTTAGCACACTCAGCGAATCTACCTACAAACTGGCAGCTGATCTCGTGCTGCCTAAAGAAGTTCAAGAAGTACCATACGAAGATATAGTTAGTGCCTTGGATAACCATTTCACTCCAAAATCAGTAGGATTTGGCGAGCGTCATCATTTTTATGCCGCCACACAACTACCCCAGGAGACACCATCACAGTGGGCTGCGAGGTTACGAGGTCTCACTTCTCAGTGTAACTTCAGCAATGTAGAAGAAGCATTAAGAGATCGATTCATTATGGGTATGCTGCCGGGCGTGGAGAAAGAAAAAATGTACGTGCAGGAGCTGGCCGGGCTGACCTTCGCCAGGGCTGTGGAGCTGACCGAGAGCTTGCGCAGCGCCCGCGCGGCTGCTGCTGCAAGCGCTGCTACCGAGGCTGTCGTTACAGAGCTGTACAAAATAGGCAAACGTTCTCCGACTAGTGTACCTCAAAGTGCAAAAGTAAAGTGTTCCGTGTGTGGTTTTTCGAATCACAAAGCCGCGGAGTGTCGTTTTGCGAGTTACACTTGTAGGAAGTGCAACGAAAAAGGACATTTGCGTAGAATGTGCAAAAGAATCAATTATGTTGTAAGGGAGGAGAACGATGAAGGTGACGGTGACGACGGTAAAATATGTAACATTCGATCTTTGCGAGGTGAACCATTAATCGAAGCCGTGTGTGTCAATGGTATCAGAATGAACTTTGAGATTGATAGTGGGTCAGCTGTTACCGTTATGTCCGTAGATACATATAACcaacattttaaaaacattcccttATTAAGCACAAATAAGAAGTTATTAAGTTACTCGGGTGACGTGTTAGGTTGCGCCGGTCGCGCTCAGTTGTTAGTGGAGTGGCGGGGTCGCACGCGCCAGCTCGACGTGTACGTGGTGCGCGATGGCGGACCGCCTTTACTGGGCCGCGACTTCATCGCACAATTTGAACTGCAGCTAGCGCCCGTATATAAATGTGCCACTACCCGTGACACGTTGAAATTAATACAGGAACAATATCCCGCCGTGTTCTCGGACAAGCTAG TGGGACTGGGAGTACTCCGACCAGTCGAGCATTCCGACTACGCGTCACCAATAGTTCCGGTATTGAAACGTGATGGTTCGGTCCGTATCTGCGCGGACTACTCTGTCACTATAAACAAGCAGTTAGTTGTAGAACAGTATCCGTTGCCTACCGTAAACGAGTTGTTTTCTAAACTATACGGGGGCCAGAAATTTACTAAATTAGATTTGTCTATGGCCTACGGACAGTTTTGTCTGGATGAAGAATCCCAAAAGTTAACTTGTATCAATACGCATAAAGGGATCTTCGCGTATACGCGTTTGGTGTTCGGGTTAGCTAGTGGGCCGTCAATTTTCCAGCGAGCCATGGATACAGTGCTAGCGGGCCTGGACGGCACGCTGTGTTTATTGGACGATGTGCTCATAACGGGTCGCAATGACTCTGAACATCTTGAGAGACTGCATCAGGTCCTACAACGGTTGCAAGACGCAGGATTTGTTCTACAAAAGTCTAAAT ACGCGTCGCCAAATGGATTAGGTGCTATTCTATCACAGGTGAGTTCCGATGGCCAGGAAAAACCTATCTCTTTCGCTTCGCGCACGCTCAACGACGCCGAGAAAAG tggttataattatgtaatcgaGTACGTGAAGAGTGCAGATAATAGTGCGGACTATCTGTCTCGTGCGAGTCTACCGGCCGGCGCGGGCGCGTGCGGTGGTCGAGGCGAGGGGACGAGGCGCGGAGCGGGAGCGGTCGATGTCGATGCATTCGACAGCGCCTCTTATGTTTGCTTCGTAGTGCAAGGCGCACTCCCGATATCGGTGACTGAATTAC CTATGACCGACTCCGCCACGCACTCCGGTGTGCCCGTGGGAATACCCCCACAACCCTTTTACCGTGTACACTTAGACTTTCTAGGTCCGCTGAATGGTCGGATGTACCTCGTCCTAGTAGACGCGTACTCCAAGTGGCTTGAGGTGTACGAGATGGCTTCCACAACTACTAGTGCGGTCATTGAAAGAATGTATGAGTACATGTCCAGATACGGATTGCCTCATACG AAACTCAATTCACTCAACAACAGGAATGTCTCCGGCACAGTTAGTGTTTGGTCGCAAATTACGTTCACGTTTAGATTTAATGAACCCGCGTTCGCCGCCGTCACCTTCATCTGCTTCGTTGACTGA